Within the Epinephelus lanceolatus isolate andai-2023 chromosome 22, ASM4190304v1, whole genome shotgun sequence genome, the region TTTTAACAGGCCATCAAATATATCTTTGGCGTGCAGTAATATTCATTTTAGTTTATGTGGTCGCATGTACCTGAGTGAGGGGCTGCTGCGGCTGTTCTTCAAGcccatgttgttgttgctgttgccaCGGAGGCTGGACTGGTTCTTCACAGCCTCGTCCCACATGCCCATGCTGCCTGAAGAGCTTCCACTGCCACCCTTACCCTCCATACCTCCGCCCCACATGCCAACACCATCCACCCACTGCCCTCCCATGGAGGAGCTCCCCATCGACATGCCGGAGTGCTGGAAATGGATCGAGACATCATTATGACAAATgacatgtcattttctttttgtattcctAATGGTATAGACTGTCTGTATGAAACCtttgaaacatttaatttaaagctGCAGAAACTCACGCGGTCTCTCTGCTGCTgggctctctgctgctgctgctgcttcaggagcctctctgcctcctgctgcatttccagcagagcCAGAGCCGGGGGCTTTCCTGCCTTGGATAGCCCAGAGGAGGGAGTCCCGCTCCAGCCTGAGCTGCCTGCCCCAGGACCCTGCTGCTGGGGGGCCTGCTGCAGCAACTTCATGATCAGTTCCTGCTGCTGGCGACACTACAGGAAGATATGAGGGGTCAATACTTCGGTGGACAGCATCCATAGCCATTGAAAAGCCATCCTCAGCATAATAAACTCAAAGCACAACTGTGCCGAGAATATTTCAGTTATCATGAGCCAAACCTGTAACGTGAAAGGTTAAACATTTCTTGTTACAAAAGAAAAAGCCATTACAATTTTCAAAAATAGATCCTTCCTTCAACTCACCTGCTTGCGTCTAAagagctcctcctcctccctcctcttctgctcctcctgttgcctccttttctcctccctcctcttacgctgctcctcctcttcacGCTTCGCCCTGAGTTCAGCGTCTCGCCTCTCCTGCTGGAGCTGAAGGGAAAACATCGGGAGTCAAattaaaatagatcaaaataagCAAATAAAAGGTTTCCTGACACAATCCATTTTCATTAAGGTTATTGTGCCTGCTAGCATTGCTACCAATTTTTCTAGTACGCAATAAAAAGTGCATTAAATTGAAAGTTTTCAGCTGTGATGACAATGCGATGCAATAAAACTGATAATATGCACAAGACAcgtaacataaaaaaacaaagctaGCAGATGTAGATATGAATTTGCATTCAAAGGCTGAAAACCTCACGACTCAACCCACCTTTTGAAGCTGTTCGAGAGTTGGACCCTGAGTAGAAGGATTCATTGTTATGTCCCAAAGACTGGCTTCACCGCCTGCATGGAAATAAAATCGGGTTATGTTAGCATTATTAAGTACAGCATCCATTCATATGTATTTgcacatgcgcgcacacacacacacacacacacacacacacacacacacacacacacacacacaggaccgAGTTGCAGTCTAGAATATACCTGACGGCTGTGAAGCTGAGGTATGCATGTCCCACATGGACCCTGTATCTGGCACTGACATCGACCTGTTCATCGAAGGCATCATACCCTGCTCACTGCACCTGGAACGCACAGGCAAAGTCAAACACTGAAGGTAAAGTCCAAAGTCAAAATCTCCTCCCACACAAGCACAAATTAATGTACACTTGTCCAGACATGGAAGATGAAACCTTCGCCTCCCCCGTAGGCCTACCTGTTAATGAGCTGGaatagctgctgctgttggagcTGCTGATaaatagctgctgctgctgccagctcCTGTTGCTTTTTCAGGCGATCCTGGTCCAGGTTTCCCTGAAAAGAAGACAGCAATCAGCAGTCAGTACAATGCATACTCAAACTCAGGATACCAAAACACAGCTGTCCATGTACAGTGGGTTAAAGCTAGGAGAGAACTGTTTGTGGAGCAAAAAACTTCACTAAACTATTGCAAATGGACCATTTAATAATTCTTCATTTAATTTGTGCAGGATTAAAGTAACATGCTATCATAGATGCACAAACATCTGATCAACTGTGCCACATTTATAGGCAATCAGGAACATGGGACAATATCTGTGTTACATTACAACTTAAAATGAAGGCAGGGAACCTGCCCTGTTCTGCTCCACTAATTTGAAGCTTACATGCAACAAGTGTCTTTTACTTGAGGCCACTGCATATGGTTATATTACTGTGGTTTGAATACTGATAACTCTTTCCCACATCCTACAGGAGGGAATCAAGATATTAATACAAATACAATGTCTTAAAAACAAGTGGGGGCAACTTCAGTAACTTTCAAATGTAGTCTCTCATGTTTAACTGAATTTGAATGAATCATTGTTTTTTTACCGTAACCTGTCTATCAatcttccctctcctctgcaTCCTCCCCTCCCCATCCTCTACGTTGGCTGAGCTCTGACTCACAGTCCCGGCGGGCCCCCGGTTGGGCTGCGGGCGCTGCGTTGGTGGTGGCTGTCTCACCAGCAGGGGCGGCGGGGAGGGCCCCGGGGCGAACGGCACGCGGCCCCACATCTTGATGACGTCCCCCAGGGGTTGGAAGCCCTCGTCGCAGCCCCGCTTCACCAGCAGGGTCATGGTGAAGTAGCCAGCCTGGAACCACTCGCACATCTCCACTGTGGTGAATGGACCTGGTAGTAGGtcggagaaagacagagagagagtagcGATTATGTAGCTGACGTTGTGTGCCTCATTTCAGCTACTTCACACAACAGCCATATTTATGAATCACTACGCTACGCTTGTATTTATGAGTGTATAAGTATATAAAACGCCGAGGTGTGTGAGTATACCCTGGATCTCTCCCTGCGGGTCCTTGTAGAACCACTTCATGGCAGCCTCATGTGACAGCGGCAGAGCAGCTGCTGTGTTCCtgctctcctgctgctgctgcagagcctgGGTGAAACACTCCTCCTCCAAAGAAGTGTCCTGCAGTGATGCCACCATCTTCTCtgcctcctacacacacacacacacacacacacacacacagatgtaggcTGTCATTAAACCCCCCACATCAATTTACCTGCTAAGTTCACTTTTGTTAGCTTGCATCTTCTAATTCAGCTTAACCATCAGGTGGATCTGCACAAATTAAGTTGCAATGACTGACGTGGGTACATTGCACAGATTACATATTCATTGTTTATTCAATGTAATGAGTCTAGAATATTCTGAAGCAAAATAATCACTAGTTGATTAAAGTTAAATCTGCTTCCTGTTATAATTATACACCATTTCTGAGACAGCTGCTTGAAATGTGCCTCCTGTTGTTCCTACCTGCTGCAGGTGCTTCATGCCCTCATCGTCCTCTGCGTCTCCTCCaggtggagggaggagaggagcagcagaggaaggGGGTGGGGGAGGCAGACTAGAGGAGGCGGGGGCGCCGGGGCTCAGCTGGGCCTTGGAGCCCCCTGCCGGAGCCATgtctgacaaaaacaacaagacgAAACTTTCATGAAACAATGGGCCCTATTTTTAGTATGTCTATTTATGGGATGGTGAGGTTGGATGTGGGGGTAGAGCCACCTACTGGCTCTGAATCTGATAAAGCAGGAACAGCAGAGCGGGTTCAGTAAACAAGATATTAAATGACTGGGGCTAAACATATTGTGTATCAAGCCAAAATAACAACGTGGCTGAATTTCCTCCCACACATTCACTGTCCTGAGACTAAAAGGGCTTAGCTGAATGCAAGAAGCCAAAAGCTCTAAAGTTACAGAGCCATGGCACGACACTTAATGCTTCAAATCAGAGTTTGTAATTCAAGAAAGAAGTATAAATAGCCAAATGTTTGGATAGAGATGCTCTGGAAATTAACTCCTTGCAACAATCATATTTTTCCAGTGTTTCCAAAAAGAATGCAAaggttaaaaatacatttttaacttGGGTTAATTTGTGAGAGTCAGCCATTTTAAGCACCAGCTCCTACCCATGTTTAACAAAATCAACTGTTCATACCATTTGTATTTTCTCCACATCATGCAGTCCTGTTTCACACTTTAACGTTTCACAATGCAAAATAACTTGCCTTAATAAATAGTTAAATAATGCTGCTAAATTAATCTATCTTCGTGTTGTTGCACTAAAGTCTGCTTAAACACAAAAAGCCACGGAGCCAGGCGTACCTTCACTAGGCGTGTTGTTGGCCTTAACAGGGTGGCTGTTGCTCAGCTGAGGGTTGTCCACCGCTGGGCCAGCGTTGCTGGGCCGAGGCTCCAGGGATGGAGGGGTGCAGTGTTGGGGAGCTGTAGGTGAGGAGGATGGTGACGCTGGCTTCGTCTCGCCATCCCCCACAGCAGAGCCAGCATCTTTACTCTCTGTGAGGAGAGAACAGAGGAAAGGAAGGGTGACCAACTGGGAAAAACTGTGCAGacaaagtgcaaaaaactgGCTGCTATGCACACTGAGAAGGGGCAAAGGGCTCATATACTGTGCTCCATTTCATCCAGTTTTATTGACATTCTAAAATCAttaaatgaagaaaatattaaatCTTTCCATACCCTTGTCTTTGTCTCCTTCGGCACTGTTCCCCTCCATGTCAGCAAagctctcctcttcctcctcctcctctatccCCTTAAACTCCAACTCCTCCTCCAGGATTGTCTCCTTGCCACCCTTCTGTCAAGAGGAAGaccaggagaggaagaggaaattgAAGAGTGCGACAAATACTCATTTTCATATAAAGACTTTACTGAAATAAGAGCTGGTACTTCATTCAAAGAGCCTGCTACTGTGAAAATGTTAATAATACCAGTGGTTGCAAGTATTTTAAAAGCATACCTTCAAAGGCATAAAAGCTCCAGAGGAGTCAAATGTGCCcatctctccatcctcctcatctGTACACCACTCGGGCAGGCCGTCCCTGTCGTCCTCCAGTCCCTCGCTGCCTGCACGCCGGCGGCCACCACCGTGGCCCTCAGAGTCCCGGAAATCAAAATCAAACTTCCTCCGACGACTCTCACCTGGACCGGTATGGTCCCGCCAGCCTGCTGAGCGAGGACCACCATCTGGCAAAGAAGTGAACCACCATCAGTGAAGATAATGTCACAAGTAGCTGCTCAGAGACAAGGTTTCATAGGAGAAACATATTACCAAGTTACAGCAGTTACCCAGACAATCAGTGATTATGTCTTGGAATCTGTTATATATCACCTGTTCAGAGTTTAAGATGAGTTTTCGGAAAGTCATCTGGTCTCTTAATGTGACTGTTACATCCTCAGAAACTGCTTCAAAGTGCAGCTCTGTTTCAGCTACAATCTGCTTTGCCTTGTTGAAATCACTTCACTGCCACTGGATGTCACTGTATCTAATGTTTGAGGGTAGATCTGCTGCACATTGTCACAACTGAGCTTTGATGGCATGGATTAAGAACTATTTTAATCTTTCACATTGTGTGATTAGACTAATTTGAATGGTTGTGTCAGCCTTTTGAATTCATTCACGCCTCAGAGTATTATTGCTCATATGAAGAACCAAACAGGCCAGGTCTGATGTGGTTTTAAGTTACTGAATACAAATGGCCATGTAACCCACATATGAATCATTTAGTTACCTGTATATTTTGAGAAAAAGTTCTTCTCTAAACATTACAGTAAGGGC harbors:
- the gigyf1a gene encoding GRB10-interacting GYF protein 1 isoform X2, with translation MTAETLNFGPEWLRALSSGGSVTSPPPSPAMPKYKLAEYRYGREEMLALYIKDNKVPEDMQDKEFAAILQDEPMQPLALVPLTEEEQRNFSMSVNSVAVLRLMGKGVGGAAPAGVVRGRGATRGGRGRGRGEGGFYQRSIEDAEVGFGRSVREIHRSQSWDDRGERRFEKPLRREVGRPGFEETGGPAGPGRKEHTRADSDNWRILREEQEEEEGAEPGTNWRIAGPRRDDGGPRSAGWRDHTGPGESRRRKFDFDFRDSEGHGGGRRRAGSEGLEDDRDGLPEWCTDEEDGEMGTFDSSGAFMPLKKGGKETILEEELEFKGIEEEEEEESFADMEGNSAEGDKDKESKDAGSAVGDGETKPASPSSSPTAPQHCTPPSLEPRPSNAGPAVDNPQLSNSHPVKANNTPSEDMAPAGGSKAQLSPGAPASSSLPPPPPSSAAPLLPPPGGDAEDDEGMKHLQQEAEKMVASLQDTSLEEECFTQALQQQQESRNTAAALPLSHEAAMKWFYKDPQGEIQGPFTTVEMCEWFQAGYFTMTLLVKRGCDEGFQPLGDVIKMWGRVPFAPGPSPPPLLVRQPPPTQRPQPNRGPAGTGNLDQDRLKKQQELAAAAAIYQQLQQQQLFQLINRCSEQGMMPSMNRSMSVPDTGSMWDMHTSASQPSGGEASLWDITMNPSTQGPTLEQLQKLQQERRDAELRAKREEEEQRKRREEKRRQQEEQKRREEEELFRRKQCRQQQELIMKLLQQAPQQQGPGAGSSGWSGTPSSGLSKAGKPPALALLEMQQEAERLLKQQQQQRAQQQRDRHSGMSMGSSSMGGQWVDGVGMWGGGMEGKGGSGSSSGSMGMWDEAVKNQSSLRGNSNNNMGLKNSRSSPSLSDQYMMRRKRTDEEEKLLKLLQGMKPQDGFTTWCEQMLHALNTSANNSSSSLDVATIVAYLKEVESPYAVLDFIRSYLGDTVEAKEFAKQFLERRAKQKANQQRQQQQLSKEVAGLNMNFPLQDSMRGMNPSTLQSMFQASHMGKAGLYDNQGGKMKKKQPMMLHSDPSILGYSFHNTGECLSLNEMEMVEDY
- the gigyf1a gene encoding GRB10-interacting GYF protein 1 isoform X3 is translated as MTAETLNFGPEWLRALSSGGSVTSPPPSPAMPKYKLAEYRYGREEMLALYIKDNKVPEDMQDKEFAAILQDEPMQPLALVPLTEEEQRNFSMSVNSVAVLRLMGKGVGGAAPAGVVRGRGATRGGRGRGRGEGGFYQRSIEDAEVGFGRSVREIHRSQSWDDRGERRFEKPLRREVGRPGFEETGGPAGPGRKEHTRADSDNWRILREEQEEEEGAEPGTNWRIAGPRRDDGGPRSAGWRDHTGPGESRRRKFDFDFRDSEGHGGGRRRAGSEGLEDDRDGLPEWCTDEEDGEMGTFDSSGAFMPLKKGGKETILEEELEFKGIEEEEEEESFADMEGNSAEGDKDKESKDAGSAVGDGETKPASPSSSPTAPQHCTPPSLEPRPSNAGPAVDNPQLSNSHPVKANNTPSEDMAPAGGSKAQLSPGAPASSSLPPPPPSSAAPLLPPPGGDAEDDEGMKHLQQEAEKMVASLQDTSLEEECFTQALQQQQESRNTAAALPLSHEAAMKWFYKDPQGEIQGPFTTVEMCEWFQAGYFTMTLLVKRGCDEGFQPLGDVIKMWGRVPFAPGPSPPPLLGNLDQDRLKKQQELAAAAAIYQQLQQQQLFQLINRCSEQGMMPSMNRSMSVPDTGSMWDMHTSASQPSGGEASLWDITMNPSTQGPTLEQLQKLQQERRDAELRAKREEEEQRKRREEKRRQQEEQKRREEEELFRRKQCRQQQELIMKLLQQAPQQQGPGAGSSGWSGTPSSGLSKAGKPPALALLEMQQEAERLLKQQQQQRAQQQRDRHSGMSMGSSSMGGQWVDGVGMWGGGMEGKGGSGSSSGSMGMWDEAVKNQSSLRGNSNNNMGLKNSRSSPSLSDQYMMRRKRTDEEEKLLKLLQGMKPQDGFTTWCEQMLHALNTSANNSSSSLDVATIVAYLKEVESPYAVLDFIRSYLGDTVEAKEFAKQFLERRAKQKANQQRQQQQLSKEVAGLNMNFPLQDSMRGMNPSTLQSMFQASHMGKAGLYDNQGGKMKKKQPMMLHSDPSILGYSFHNTGECLSLNEMEMVEDY
- the gigyf1a gene encoding GRB10-interacting GYF protein 1 isoform X1, producing MTAETLNFGPEWLRALSSGGSVTSPPPSPAMPKYKLAEYRYGREEMLALYIKDNKVPEDMQDKEFAAILQDEPMQPLALVPLTEEEQRNFSMSVNSVAVLRLMGKGVGGAAPAGVVRGRGATRGGRGRGRGEGGFYQRSIEDAEVGFGRSVREIHRSQSWDDRGERRFEKPLRREVGRPGFEETGGPAGPGRKEHTRADSDNWRILREEQEEEEGAEPGTNWRIAGPRRDDGGPRSAGWRDHTGPGESRRRKFDFDFRDSEGHGGGRRRAGSEGLEDDRDGLPEWCTDEEDGEMGTFDSSGAFMPLKKGGKETILEEELEFKGIEEEEEEESFADMEGNSAEGDKDKESKDAGSAVGDGETKPASPSSSPTAPQHCTPPSLEPRPSNAGPAVDNPQLSNSHPVKANNTPSEDMAPAGGSKAQLSPGAPASSSLPPPPPSSAAPLLPPPGGDAEDDEGMKHLQQEAEKMVASLQDTSLEEECFTQALQQQQESRNTAAALPLSHEAAMKWFYKDPQGEIQGPFTTVEMCEWFQAGYFTMTLLVKRGCDEGFQPLGDVIKMWGRVPFAPGPSPPPLLVRQPPPTQRPQPNRGPAGTVSQSSANVEDGEGRMQRRGKIDRQVTGNLDQDRLKKQQELAAAAAIYQQLQQQQLFQLINRCSEQGMMPSMNRSMSVPDTGSMWDMHTSASQPSGGEASLWDITMNPSTQGPTLEQLQKLQQERRDAELRAKREEEEQRKRREEKRRQQEEQKRREEEELFRRKQCRQQQELIMKLLQQAPQQQGPGAGSSGWSGTPSSGLSKAGKPPALALLEMQQEAERLLKQQQQQRAQQQRDRHSGMSMGSSSMGGQWVDGVGMWGGGMEGKGGSGSSSGSMGMWDEAVKNQSSLRGNSNNNMGLKNSRSSPSLSDQYMMRRKRTDEEEKLLKLLQGMKPQDGFTTWCEQMLHALNTSANNSSSSLDVATIVAYLKEVESPYAVLDFIRSYLGDTVEAKEFAKQFLERRAKQKANQQRQQQQLSKEVAGLNMNFPLQDSMRGMNPSTLQSMFQASHMGKAGLYDNQGGKMKKKQPMMLHSDPSILGYSFHNTGECLSLNEMEMVEDY